Proteins from a genomic interval of Streptomyces sp. NBC_00820:
- a CDS encoding exonuclease SbcCD subunit D — translation MRLLHTSDWHLGRAFHRVNMLEAQAEFIGHLVTTVREHAVDAVVVSGDVYDRAVPPLAAVELFDDALHRLADLGVPTVMISGNHDSARRLGVGAGLIDRAGIHLRTEPSAVGTPVMLADAHGDIAFYGLPYLEPALVKDEFAVGKAGHEAVLAAAMDRVRADLATRARGTRSVVLAHAFVTGGRPSDSERDITVGGVAAVPAGVFDGVDYVALGHLHGCQTLTERVRYSGSPLAYSFSETEHRKSMWLVDLAADGSVTAERLDCPVPRPLARVRGTLEDLLADPELTRHEGSWVEATLTDAVRPADPMARVSERFPHTLSLVFAPERAPDDPEVSYARRLAGRSEQQIAQDFVAHVRGTEPDEREAAVLREAFDAVRADDAAREVAR, via the coding sequence TTGAGATTGCTGCACACGTCCGACTGGCACCTCGGCCGTGCCTTCCACCGCGTGAACATGCTCGAGGCCCAGGCCGAGTTCATCGGCCATCTCGTCACCACCGTGCGTGAGCACGCCGTGGACGCCGTGGTCGTGTCGGGAGACGTCTACGACCGTGCCGTGCCCCCGCTCGCCGCGGTCGAACTGTTCGACGACGCGCTGCACCGCCTCGCGGACCTCGGCGTGCCCACGGTGATGATCTCCGGGAACCACGACTCGGCCCGCCGCCTCGGCGTGGGCGCCGGACTCATCGACCGCGCGGGCATCCACCTGCGCACCGAGCCGTCCGCCGTGGGCACGCCGGTGATGCTGGCGGACGCCCACGGCGACATCGCCTTCTACGGCCTGCCGTACCTCGAACCGGCTCTGGTCAAGGACGAGTTCGCGGTGGGCAAGGCGGGCCACGAGGCGGTGCTCGCGGCCGCCATGGACCGCGTCCGCGCCGACCTCGCCACGCGCGCGCGGGGCACCCGTTCCGTCGTGCTCGCACACGCCTTCGTCACGGGCGGGCGGCCCAGCGACAGCGAACGGGACATCACGGTGGGCGGCGTGGCCGCCGTTCCGGCCGGGGTGTTCGACGGCGTCGACTACGTCGCCCTCGGGCACCTGCACGGCTGCCAGACCCTGACCGAGCGCGTGCGCTACTCCGGCTCGCCGCTCGCGTACTCCTTCTCCGAGACCGAGCACCGCAAGAGCATGTGGCTCGTCGACCTGGCCGCCGACGGCTCGGTCACCGCCGAGCGCCTCGACTGCCCCGTGCCGCGCCCGCTGGCCCGCGTCCGGGGCACCCTGGAGGACCTGCTCGCCGACCCCGAGCTGACCCGCCACGAAGGCTCCTGGGTGGAGGCCACCCTCACCGACGCCGTCCGCCCGGCCGACCCCATGGCCCGCGTCAGCGAGCGATTCCCGCACACCCTCAGCCTCGTCTTCGCCCCCGAACGGGCCCCGGACGACCCCGAGGTGTCCTACGCCCGCCGGCTCGCGGGCCGCAGCGAACAGCAGATCGCCCAGGACTTCGTCGCCCATGTGCGCGGCACCGAGCCCGACGAGCGGGAGGCGGCCGTGCTCCGCGAGGCCTTCGACGCCGTACGTGCCGACGACGCCGCACGGGAGGTGGCACGATGA
- a CDS encoding phosphatidate cytidylyltransferase gives MASLAPFLGGALALSGVAVAASRRRELLIRWCAWAVGVPLVAGAFWLGRPGAAAVAVAVGVIAVLEFGGLMRLGRVDRVVLAAAVTGVVLAAWLAPGQVFRVLAIGALAVAAVPLLAGDADDGQRRLGAGLLGLAWLSVTAALVPLGATGLALFVAVSVADIAAYFAGRRLGGPRLSPLSPAKRWSGTLAGAAAGIGALAALSVLSWPTAVAVAVGGPAGDLLESMIKRGAGAKDAGSWLPGSGGLLDRIDSLLIALAVLLVLS, from the coding sequence ATGGCCTCCCTGGCGCCCTTCCTCGGCGGGGCGCTGGCGCTGAGCGGTGTCGCGGTGGCCGCGTCCCGGCGCCGTGAGCTGCTGATCCGGTGGTGTGCCTGGGCGGTCGGGGTGCCCCTGGTCGCCGGCGCCTTCTGGCTGGGCCGTCCCGGCGCCGCGGCCGTCGCCGTCGCGGTCGGGGTGATCGCGGTGCTGGAGTTCGGCGGGCTGATGCGGCTCGGCCGCGTGGACCGCGTGGTGCTGGCCGCGGCGGTGACGGGCGTGGTGCTGGCCGCGTGGCTGGCGCCCGGACAGGTGTTCCGGGTGCTCGCGATCGGCGCGCTCGCGGTGGCCGCGGTGCCGCTCCTGGCCGGCGACGCCGACGACGGTCAGCGGCGGCTCGGCGCCGGCCTGCTGGGGCTGGCCTGGCTGAGCGTGACGGCCGCGCTGGTGCCGCTCGGCGCGACCGGGCTCGCGCTGTTCGTGGCGGTCTCGGTCGCCGACATCGCGGCGTACTTCGCGGGCCGGCGGCTGGGCGGTCCGCGGCTGTCGCCCCTGTCACCGGCGAAGCGGTGGAGCGGGACGCTGGCCGGGGCCGCGGCCGGAATCGGCGCGCTGGCCGCGCTGTCCGTGCTGAGCTGGCCGACGGCGGTCGCGGTGGCGGTCGGCGGCCCGGCCGGCGACCTCCTCGAATCCATGATCAAGAGAGGCGCGGGGGCCAAGGACGCCGGCTCCTGGCTGCCCGGCTCCGGCGGGCTGCTGGACCGGATCGACTCGCTGCTCATCGCGCTGGCCGTGCTGCTCGTCCTGAGCTGA
- a CDS encoding histidinol-phosphate aminotransferase family protein — MGRELQVRVATPEDLEWIHELRHRVYAEELGQHAPDPGGRLRDGLDGDNVYLVAARGAARIGFVSLTPPWLGRYALDKYLTREELPLLDEGGVFEVRILTVEPRWRTTAAAPLLMYAALRWIAARGGRQVVAMGRTELLDMYRAAGLRPVGRTVRSGALTFEVLTGSVSGLTKATTDRYRTTLGRLAAQVDWRLDVPFAPAPDGCEHGGASFTAIGTDFRTLQRRHQVVAADVLDAWFPPAPGVGAALAEDPDWAARTSPPAAAEGLLAEIAAARALPVEALAVGAGSSDLIFRAFGQWLTPESRVLLMDPGYGEYAHVTEKVIGCRVDRFRLRREDGWRIDPARLSAVVGSGRYDLVVVVNPNNPTGRHAPAAELRSVIAAAPARTRWWIDEAYLGYVGLAESLADLAATDPRVVVCTSLSKMYALSGMRAAFLVAEPVTAARLRRWTPPWPVSLPAQLAAVAALRDPAYYGERWQRTHELRRRLAADLAGLDGVVTVEESVANFLGVILPPDGPSAAQLVQECRRYDVYLRDLSPLSPEYEGRTVRIAVRDSAENARIVTACQAALAALRPGAAGPEAPAPVASGVATAGSAR, encoded by the coding sequence ATGGGCCGTGAGCTGCAGGTGCGCGTCGCCACACCGGAGGATCTCGAGTGGATCCACGAACTGCGTCACCGGGTGTACGCCGAGGAGCTGGGCCAGCACGCGCCGGATCCGGGCGGCCGGCTCCGCGACGGACTGGACGGCGACAACGTCTACCTGGTCGCGGCGCGCGGAGCGGCCCGTATCGGCTTCGTCAGCCTGACGCCGCCCTGGCTGGGCCGGTACGCGCTGGACAAGTACCTGACCCGCGAGGAGCTGCCGCTGCTGGACGAGGGCGGTGTGTTCGAGGTGCGCATCCTCACCGTCGAACCGCGCTGGCGGACCACCGCCGCGGCGCCCTTGCTGATGTACGCGGCACTGCGCTGGATCGCCGCCCGGGGTGGTCGCCAGGTGGTGGCCATGGGGCGCACCGAGCTGCTCGACATGTACCGGGCCGCCGGCCTGCGCCCGGTCGGCCGTACCGTCCGCAGCGGTGCGCTGACCTTCGAGGTGCTGACCGGCAGCGTGTCCGGGCTGACGAAGGCCACGACGGACCGTTACCGCACCACGTTGGGGCGTCTGGCGGCCCAGGTGGACTGGCGGCTGGACGTGCCGTTCGCCCCCGCACCCGACGGCTGCGAACACGGCGGCGCCTCGTTCACCGCCATCGGGACGGACTTCCGCACCCTGCAACGGCGCCACCAGGTCGTCGCGGCCGACGTCCTGGACGCCTGGTTCCCGCCCGCGCCCGGGGTCGGGGCGGCGCTCGCGGAGGATCCGGACTGGGCGGCCCGGACCTCCCCGCCGGCCGCCGCCGAGGGTCTGCTGGCGGAGATCGCCGCGGCCCGCGCGCTGCCGGTCGAGGCGCTCGCGGTCGGTGCCGGATCGTCCGACCTGATCTTCAGAGCCTTCGGCCAGTGGCTGACCCCCGAGAGCAGAGTGCTCCTCATGGACCCCGGGTACGGCGAATACGCGCACGTCACGGAGAAGGTGATCGGCTGCCGGGTGGACCGGTTCCGGCTGCGCCGTGAGGACGGCTGGCGGATCGACCCGGCCCGGCTGTCCGCCGTCGTCGGGTCCGGGCGTTACGACCTCGTGGTGGTGGTCAACCCGAACAACCCGACCGGCCGCCACGCGCCGGCCGCCGAGCTGCGCTCGGTGATCGCCGCCGCGCCGGCCCGGACCCGCTGGTGGATCGACGAGGCGTACCTGGGCTACGTGGGCCTGGCCGAGTCGCTCGCGGACCTCGCCGCGACGGACCCCCGCGTCGTGGTCTGCACCTCGCTCTCCAAGATGTACGCGCTCTCCGGGATGCGGGCCGCCTTCCTGGTGGCCGAGCCGGTCACCGCGGCACGGCTGCGCCGGTGGACACCGCCCTGGCCGGTCAGCCTTCCGGCGCAGCTGGCCGCGGTCGCGGCCCTGCGCGACCCGGCGTACTACGGCGAGCGTTGGCAGCGCACCCACGAGCTGCGGCGCCGGCTGGCCGCCGATCTGGCCGGGCTGGACGGGGTCGTGACGGTCGAGGAGTCCGTGGCGAACTTCCTCGGCGTGATCCTGCCGCCCGACGGCCCGAGCGCCGCGCAACTGGTCCAGGAGTGCCGTCGATACGACGTGTACCTGCGCGACCTGTCGCCGTTGTCGCCCGAGTACGAGGGACGCACCGTGCGTATCGCGGTCAGGGACAGCGCCGAGAACGCGCGCATCGTGACGGCGTGTCAGGCAGCCCTGGCCGCGCTGCGACCGGGGGCGGCCGGACCCGAGGCGCCGGCCCCGGTGGCCTCGGGTGTCGCGACCGCCGGATCCGCCCGGTGA
- a CDS encoding YigZ family protein, which yields MQDEYRTVARTGVHETEINRSRFLCALAPAATEREAQEFIASVRKEHADATHNCWAYVIGAGAAVQKAGDDGEPSGTAGVPMLQMLLRRDMRYVVAVVTRYYGGVKLGAGGLIRAYGGSVGEALDALGTLTRRRFRLATVTVDHQRAGRLQNDLRSSGREVRDVRYGEAVSIEIGLPDADVEAFRSWLADATAGTAAFELGGEAYGDA from the coding sequence ATGCAGGACGAGTACCGCACAGTCGCCCGCACGGGCGTGCACGAGACCGAGATCAACCGTTCCCGCTTCCTGTGCGCCCTCGCCCCCGCGGCCACCGAACGAGAGGCCCAGGAGTTCATCGCCTCCGTTCGCAAGGAGCACGCCGACGCCACGCACAACTGCTGGGCCTACGTCATCGGCGCCGGCGCCGCCGTACAGAAGGCCGGCGACGACGGAGAACCGTCCGGCACCGCCGGCGTCCCCATGCTCCAGATGCTGCTGCGCCGCGACATGCGGTACGTCGTCGCCGTCGTCACCCGCTACTACGGCGGCGTCAAGCTCGGTGCGGGCGGCCTCATCCGCGCCTACGGCGGCTCTGTCGGCGAGGCACTCGACGCGCTCGGCACCCTCACCCGGCGCCGCTTCCGGCTGGCCACGGTCACCGTCGACCACCAGCGCGCGGGCAGGCTCCAGAACGACCTGCGCTCCAGCGGCCGCGAGGTGCGCGACGTCCGCTACGGCGAGGCGGTCAGCATCGAGATCGGCCTGCCGGACGCCGACGTCGAGGCCTTCCGCTCGTGGCTGGCCGACGCGACGGCCGGTACGGCCGCCTTCGAACTCGGCGGGGAGGCCTACGGGGACGCGTGA
- a CDS encoding amino acid transporter encodes MTGAPVQGAATRAPGPSTLRSRCRSWLLEGLSEQTARHPGPHRTPRPEQQGRPWWRVMCLTGVDYFSTLGYQPGIAALAAGLLSPLATLVLIALTLLGALPVYRRVAYESPHGEGSIAMLERLLSWWTGKILVLVLLGFAATDFMITITLSAADAAAHVVENPFAPTWLQHGNTWITLTLVGLLGAVFLKGFREAMGIAFVLVTTYLTLNVVVLAVCADDILSRPVRISDWVDGLTAQHSSPLAMVGVALLVFPKLALGMSGFETGVAVMPQIKGDPSDGDAHPAGRIRDTRKLLTTAALIMSCLLLLSSLATTMLIPQADFKAGGPANGRALAYLAHEKLGEVFGTVYDVSTITILWFAGASALAGLLNLVPRYLPRYGMAPEWTRAVRPLVLVFMVAAVLITLWFHASVDAQSGAYATGVLVLMLSAAFACTVAAHRRRHRAATAGFGVITLVFVYTLVTNVIERPDGIKIASIFIVAIMVTSFGSRVRRAFELRAADVVFDEAALRIVDEAARSGPLQLIANAPQEHSKGEYRAKEDEQRAHTLIPAGKPVIFLEVFVPDSSDFTTEIKVRGDEKHGVRRLRATGPTVPNTIAAVLLALRDRTGVPPHVYFNWTEGNPVTHLLRFLVFGNGEAAPVTREVLRRAEPDPARRPMVHVG; translated from the coding sequence ATGACCGGCGCCCCCGTGCAGGGTGCGGCAACCCGCGCACCCGGCCCGTCCACCCTGCGGTCCCGCTGCCGTAGCTGGCTCCTGGAGGGCCTGAGCGAGCAGACGGCCCGGCATCCGGGCCCGCACCGCACCCCGCGGCCGGAGCAGCAGGGCCGGCCGTGGTGGCGCGTGATGTGCCTGACCGGTGTCGACTACTTCTCCACCCTGGGCTACCAGCCCGGCATCGCCGCCCTCGCGGCCGGCCTGCTGTCGCCGCTGGCCACCCTGGTCCTGATCGCGCTCACCCTGCTGGGGGCGCTGCCGGTGTACCGCAGGGTGGCGTACGAGAGTCCGCACGGCGAGGGTTCGATCGCCATGCTGGAGCGGCTGCTGTCGTGGTGGACCGGGAAGATCCTCGTCCTGGTCCTGCTGGGCTTCGCGGCCACCGACTTCATGATCACGATCACGCTGTCGGCGGCGGACGCGGCCGCGCACGTGGTGGAGAACCCGTTCGCCCCGACCTGGCTCCAGCACGGCAACACCTGGATCACGCTCACGCTGGTGGGCCTGCTCGGCGCGGTCTTCCTGAAGGGCTTCCGGGAGGCCATGGGTATCGCCTTCGTGCTGGTGACCACCTATCTCACGCTCAACGTGGTCGTCCTCGCGGTCTGCGCCGACGACATCCTGAGCCGGCCCGTGCGGATCAGCGACTGGGTGGACGGGCTGACGGCGCAGCACTCGTCCCCGCTGGCCATGGTCGGCGTGGCGCTGCTGGTCTTTCCGAAGCTGGCGCTCGGTATGTCCGGGTTCGAGACGGGCGTGGCGGTGATGCCGCAGATCAAGGGCGATCCGTCGGACGGCGACGCGCATCCGGCCGGGCGCATCCGGGACACCCGCAAGCTGCTCACCACGGCCGCGCTGATCATGAGCTGTCTGCTGCTGCTGTCCAGCCTGGCGACGACGATGCTGATCCCGCAGGCCGACTTCAAGGCGGGCGGGCCGGCCAACGGGCGCGCGCTCGCCTATCTGGCGCACGAGAAGCTGGGCGAGGTCTTCGGCACGGTGTACGACGTCTCGACCATCACCATCCTGTGGTTCGCGGGCGCCTCCGCGCTGGCGGGGCTGCTGAACCTCGTACCGCGCTATCTCCCCCGTTACGGCATGGCCCCGGAGTGGACGCGGGCCGTGCGGCCGCTGGTGCTCGTGTTCATGGTGGCCGCGGTCCTGATCACGCTCTGGTTCCACGCGAGCGTGGACGCGCAGAGCGGCGCGTACGCCACCGGCGTGCTGGTGCTGATGCTGTCGGCGGCCTTCGCCTGCACGGTCGCCGCGCACCGGCGAAGGCACCGGGCGGCCACGGCGGGCTTCGGGGTGATCACCCTCGTGTTCGTGTACACGCTGGTGACCAACGTGATCGAGCGGCCCGACGGCATCAAGATCGCGTCGATCTTCATCGTGGCGATCATGGTCACCTCGTTCGGTTCGCGCGTGCGCCGGGCGTTCGAGCTGCGCGCCGCCGACGTCGTCTTCGACGAGGCGGCCCTGCGGATCGTGGACGAGGCGGCCCGCAGCGGCCCGCTCCAGCTGATCGCGAACGCACCGCAGGAGCACTCCAAGGGGGAGTACCGGGCCAAGGAGGACGAGCAGCGGGCGCACACCCTCATCCCCGCGGGCAAGCCCGTGATCTTCCTGGAGGTGTTCGTGCCGGACTCCTCCGACTTCACGACCGAGATCAAGGTGCGCGGCGACGAGAAGCACGGGGTGCGGCGGCTGCGTGCGACGGGCCCCACGGTGCCCAACACCATCGCGGCGGTCCTGCTGGCGCTGCGCGACCGCACCGGCGTGCCGCCGCACGTCTACTTCAACTGGACCGAGGGCAACCCGGTCACCCATCTGCTGCGCTTCCTGGTCTTCGGCAACGGCGAGGCGGCGCCGGTCACCCGCGAGGTGCTGCGCCGGGCCGAACCCGATCCGGCACGGCGCCCGATGGTGCACGTCGGCTGA
- a CDS encoding SixA phosphatase family protein: MSERAGGTGPLRRLVVLRHAKSAWPDGVQDARRPLAPRGTRDAPAAGRVLAEADWLPDLALCSTAVRARRTWELASAQWGTPPPVRYDPRLYAASVPDLLEVVHETPSEVETLLLVGHNPGAMRLVLELAGDGLDDTLERVRVKFPTSAIALLTWHGTGWPALTTGKALLTAFTVPRGAKK; the protein is encoded by the coding sequence GTGAGCGAACGGGCGGGCGGCACCGGCCCGCTGCGCCGGCTGGTCGTACTGCGGCACGCCAAGTCCGCGTGGCCCGACGGCGTCCAGGACGCCCGGCGCCCGCTCGCGCCGCGCGGCACACGGGACGCGCCGGCCGCCGGACGCGTCCTCGCCGAGGCGGACTGGCTGCCCGACCTGGCGCTGTGCTCCACCGCCGTACGGGCCCGCCGCACCTGGGAGCTGGCCTCCGCCCAGTGGGGCACACCGCCCCCGGTGCGCTACGACCCCCGGCTCTACGCGGCCTCCGTACCCGACCTGCTGGAGGTCGTGCACGAGACACCGTCGGAGGTGGAGACCCTGCTGCTGGTCGGGCACAACCCCGGGGCGATGCGGCTGGTCCTGGAGCTGGCGGGCGACGGCCTGGACGACACGCTGGAGCGGGTGCGCGTGAAGTTCCCGACCTCCGCGATCGCCCTGCTGACCTGGCACGGCACCGGATGGCCGGCGCTCACCACCGGCAAGGCCCTGCTGACCGCGTTCACCGTGCCGCGCGGAGCGAAGAAGTAG